The Romeriopsis navalis LEGE 11480 genome segment GCGCTGAATACGTTGCTCGATATGTCTACGGTATTTGTCTATATCATCCTGATGTTTTGGTATAGCTGGCAGATGTCGCTGCTGGCCCTGTCGCTGATTCCCTTATTGGGTGGCGTGGCCTTGATTGCGACGCCATTTTTGCGCCAGCTATCGCGGGAGAGTTTTACCGCCCGCGCCCGGGAAAGTAGTTATCTGATCGAATCGCTGACCGGCATTGGTACCGTGAAGGCGATGGGAATCGAGCGGCGGATTCGCTGGAAATGGGAGCAACTGCTGAATCGCTATATCAAAATTCACTTTTCTGGCCAAATCTTACGGGAACAAATCCGATTTACGAGCCGGGTGATCGAAACCACAATTTCCCGCCTGTTGCTGCTGGTGGGTATTTGGCAAGTGATTAATGACCAACTGACGATCGGACAGCTGATGGCGTTCAATATGGTCATGGGCAATGTGATTGGACCATTTATGGGACTGATCGACCTTTGGGATGATTTTCAAGAAGTCTTGATCTCTGTCGAACGGCTGAATGACGTGATTGATGCGCCGGCGGAAGCCGATCGGCAAGATGAGTCAAAAATCACCTTGGCCGATATTCAGGGGCATATTCGGTTTGAGAACGTCACCTTTCGCTACAACCTCGAAACCACAACCAATACGCTGCAAAATCTCAGCTTTGAGGTGTTGCCAGGGCAAACCGTGGCCCTGGTTGGGCGCAGTGGGTCTGGCAAAACCACAGTCTCTAAACTCCTACTGGGTTTGTATCTGCCGACAGATGGCAAGATTTTCATCGACGGGCATGATGTAACGACGATCGCGTTGCATTCTTTGCGTCAGCAGGTCGGCGTTGTGGATCAAAATACCTTTCTGTTCGGTGGCAGTATTCGGGAAAACCTGATGGTGGGTCATCCCGAAGCGACCGAAGCGGACATGCTGGAAGCGGCTCGCTTGGCTGGTGCAAACCAGTTTATTGCGGCGATGCCGATGCAGTATGACGCCCAGATTGGTGAAGGGGGCGGCATGCTCTCCGGGGGACAACGTCAACGCTTGGCGATCGCCCGCGCCCTGATCGGCCAACCGCGCCTGCTGGTATTTGATGAAGCGACTAGTAGTCTCGATGCTGAAACAGAACGTCTGATCCAGGAAAATCTGGGGGAAATTCTGCATCAGCAAACGAGCTTCATCATTGCCCATCGCCTCTCGACAATTCGTAATGCGGATTTAATTCTGGTGCTGGACCAAGGCATCTTAGTTGAATCCGGTACCCATGATGAATTGATGCATAAGCGAGGGCGCTATTACCACTTAAATCATCAGCAACTGCTGGTGGCTTCGTGACGGCTAACGCGTTCCGTTCGCCCAAGTTACGCTTTGCTCACTGAACGTTTCACCTGGATCTTGCTGTGATGCCTGAATTAACTGCTCCCCATCCGACAGTCCTGACGCCCGCCCATCCGGACTGGGAGCTTGGCCTGTCGGAAGATTGGTCAGCCAGCACCCAGGAGCTGCTGGATACGATGCCACAGCGCTGGAGCCGCAGCTTGCTGTACACAATGGTGATGTTTGGTTCGGTGGTCCTGCCCTGGGCGTTTCTGGCGGAGGTGGACGAAGTCGGCACGGCCCGAGGGCGGTTAGAACCGCAGGGCAAAACCATCCGGCTCGATGCACCGGTTGCCGGTACGGTGGCCCGTGTGAACGTCAAAGCGGGTCAAACGGTAAAAGCGGGTGAAGCGCTGCTTGCCCTTGATACCAAGTTGCTCCAAACCGAGCTGCAGCAAGCGCGTGACCAACTAGAAGGCCAACTCAATCGCTTGGTGCAATTGCGGCTGATGCAGCAGCAACTGCACCTGAGTTTGCGGACACAGCGACTCCAGTATCAGGCCCAGATCGCTGAACAGGAGTCGGAGCGTAACCGAGCGGTTCAACAGCTGCGTTACTTTGAAAAATCCTATGCCATTGCCCAGCAAGTATTACAAAAGGACGCCCAACGCGCCGTGAAATTTCGTCGATTGTTTCAGCAGGGAATCATTGCCGGCATTCGGGCCGATGATGCTGAGCGGACAATGCTGACCACGAATCAGAGCCTGAAGCAAGTGCAGTCCGAATGGGCCCAGGCAAAAGTCAATCTACAGAAGCAGCGGAGTACCGCCGAGCGGATGCGGCGAGAAGGCGAGGTGGCGCTATTGGCGACCGATCGCCAACGCAAACAGGCCCAAGCCGGGATTGCCCAACTTCAGACGGAAGTGATTGCCCTACGCAGTCAGATCAAGAACTTGACGCTGCGAATTCAGCAAAGCCAACTAAAAATTCCCGTCGAGGGCACGATTTTTGAACTGCCGCAGCAACATGCAGGTGCGGTGGTGCAGCCGGGGCAAATGCTGGCGACGATCGCTCCGAAGGGGGCACCTTTGGTCCTGCGCGCGCAGGTAACCACAACTGAAAGTGGGTTCCTAAAGGTCGGTTTGCCAGTCAAGATCAAACTTGATGCCTATCCGTTTCAGGAATATGGTGTGTTACCCGGTAAGATTCGCTGGATTTCACCCAACTCAAAATCGCCCCAAACATCGCAATCTGGCAGTGAACCGGCGAGTTCTGACCAAGCTGTCTTTGATGTTGAAATTGAGCTAGCGCAAACGGCATTGCAGGCAGGTAATCGGACGATTGCCCTAAAGCCGGGCCAAACTGCCAATGCGGAAATTATCATTCGCCAGCGGCGGGTGGCCGATTTCTTCCTTGATCCCTTCCGGAAGTTACAGAAGGGGGGGATGAATTTTTAGGCATATCCCCTCAGAAATCTACCCAGTCAAAGTGACTATCCATTTGGGGAGATTTCCTCTCATCAAGGGAACTGTTGCGGCTGGCCACACTTCAGTGGGAGGTGTATTCATTTATCCAGTTTAATTTCCTGTAAATTGCTATGTCGCGATCGATCACTATTACGCCAAACGATATTCTGCAACAGGCTAAATATACGTTTCAGATGCCAGGGCTGGTGGCCCAAGCCACCCATCGTCAAATCATTTTCGACACAGCGGAACGGGAGGGGCTGATTGTCTCGACCGAAGAGTTGCAGCAAACGGCAGATGAACTGCGTGTTACCCACAAACTACTCAGCGCCCGTGACACGTTGAAGTGGCTAGAGCAGCATCAACTTTCGGTGGAAGATTTTGAAGATTTAGCTTATACAAGACTCATCCGCGAAAAGCTCAAAGTGCATCTCTGCGCAGCTAAGGTTCCGGCTTATTTTGCGGAACGACAACTTGACTATGCCCAAGCGATTATCTATGAAGTGACAGTTGAGTCGCCGGAGCTAGCAATGGAGCTGTTCTATAGTTTGCAAGAACATGAGCAAGATTTTTTGGGGATCGTGCATCGTTATACCCCAGAGCCAATGCGGCGCCTAAGCGGTGACTATCGCCGCATTGTCCGTCGCCACGACCTCGATCCAGAAATTTCGGCGGCCGTTTTTGCGGCTACCCCACCCAGCAGCATCAAACCGATCAAAACCCAAAGTGGCTACCAAATCGTCTATGTGGCCGAAATCATGCCGCCCGAACTAACAAGCACGTTAGCCGCCCAAATTCAGGAGGAGCTATTTCAAAAATGGCTACGGCGTCAGACGAAGCGCCAGGATATATCATTGGCGATTGGCTAATCTCGGATGGATTTGTGCCACTTTCCAGAAAAATTATGGATCGCCAGTCAAGAATTCGACGAGTGATCGGCAATCTGAGCTTTTTTCTTGCCAAGCGTCGTACTTAGATCGTTCAATAGTCAGCGATAGACCCGATTCGGTTTAGGATCGATTTAGCCCTCACCACCAAATTTATGCCGTTTCAAGCTAAGCTCGCTGGGATCCTCGCAGCCCTCGATAATCCAACTCACCAGCTCTCTGACCTCGATCAGATGGCGATGGGGCTAACGACTGATAGCCGGGCTGTGGCCCCGGGACAAGTGTTTTTAGCGCTGCGCGGTGATAAGTTTGATGGGCATGATTTTGTGGCCAGTTGCATCCAGCAGGGCGCGACTGCGGCGATCGTTGACGAAGACTTCAGCCATCCCCAAGCGGCCCATGCACCATTGATTATTGTGCCGGATACGCTCAAGGCTTACCAAGCGATCGGCCGCTGGTGGCGACGCCAGTTTGATATTCCGGTGATTGGAATTACAGGTTCCGTCGGCAAGACGACTAGCAAAGAATTAGTTACGGCGATTCTGAGTCAGTATGGCAACGTCCATAAAACCCATGCCAACTACAACAACGAAATCGGCGTGCCCAAGACGCTGTTGGGTTTGGGGCCAGAGCATGATTTTGCCGTTGTGGAAATGGGCATGCGCGGGTTGGGTCAAATCGCCGAACTAGCCCAGATTGCCGAACCGACGATCGGACTCGTCACAACCTTAGGCACAGCCCATATTGAATTGCTGGGTTCGACCGATGCGATCGCCCAAGCGAAATGTGAACTATTTGCCGAGATGTCCCCCGATGGCATCGCGATCATTAATCAAGATAACGCTTTACTCGTCGAAACTGCTGCTAAAGTTTGGCAGGGTCAATCGATTGGCTTTGGGATGAGTGGCGGTGATGTGCAAGGTAAGTTGATCGACACGGAAACCGTCGAGATTGCGGGGAAGCAGTTTCCCTTGCCCTTGAGTGGTGAGCATAATGCCATGAACTATTTAGGGGCGTTGTCCGTCGCCAAGGCCTTAAATCTGAGTTGGGATAAGTTTGAAACCGGTTTAGAAGTGAATCTTCCGGGTGGTCGGGCGAAGCGATACGAGTTAGAGAATGACGTGATTTTGCTCGATGAAACCTACAATGCCGGTTTAGAGTCGATGCTGGCGTCGCTGAAGCTTCTGGCCCAAACCCCTGGTAAGCGACGGATTGCAGTCCTAGGCACGATGAAAGAATTAGGCGACTATTCCGTCCAGTTCCATGAACAAGTCGGTGCGGGCGCGAAGGCTCAAGGGGTGGATGAGTTATTGATTTTGGCGGACCCCGACGAATCGGCGGCAATGGCGAAGGGTGCCGATTCTATTTCAACCCATCAGTTTGAGAATCATGACGCCGTGATCAAGCATTTGCACCGCATTATGCAGCCCGGCGATCGAATTTTGTTCAAAGCCTCCCGGGCCGTGGGACTCGATCGGGTGGTTGAGGCATTGTGTTAATTCGATCGGTATAAAAATTGATTCGTCGGATGGGTGCAGCGTCAGCGTAACCTATGCGGACCAATCATATGGTTTGATCGTTTGCCAATTCGAACGTAACCCATATGAACTATGAATGTTGTGTTTCATGTTGTTTCACCCAACCTACTTTTAATCGATATAGCCTAATCGATATTGCCGACGCAGGGCAAAAAATTACCGTACCGACTTACGTAATTGCCCACTGACCCAATCCACCCCGAAGGTCAAAACCAAAAATCCCATTAGCGTCACCACCAGTGCGGCATAGTCAAAACTGGTCAACTGCTCCGTCAAAATCCGGCCCAAACCGCCGACACCAACTAATCCAACAATTACGGTCTCCCGCATACAAACTTCCCAGCGATATAGCGAATAAGCCAAAAACCGCGGCATCGTCAGCGGCAGAATTCCATATAGAAAAATCCCGCCATTACTCGCACCAGTGGTTTTTAATGCCTCCAAAGGTCGTTGATCGAGATTTTCAATCACCTCTGCCATCAACCGCCCGAGGATACCGAGATTGTGAATCCCCAGGGCGATCGCGCCAGGCAGAATCCCTGGAAACATCACATACAGCATAACCAAAGCCCAAATTGGGGCAGGAATTGCGCGACTCACGAGCAGAATTACTCTCGCACCCAGCCGATTGATCGTTGGCCAAAACCGCTGATTCCCCGAATTCAGCAAACCGCCGGGTTGAAATAGATGCCGTGCCGCCGGAAAGGCCAGCAGTAAACCGAATACAGCAGCAACCAGAATGGCCACGATCGACATCGCTACCGTCTCCAGCATCGGCAGGCCAAGGTCTCCCACCCCTGACCAATCCAGCGGCCACAGTGAAGTAAATAATTCATGGGCTAAACGTTGTGAACGAACTGACCCAATGCGCTCGAAATCTGGTTTAAGGTAGGCAATTGCGCTGCCTACGGCAATCAATACCCCAATCCAGAATCCCGTCGGTTGCGCAAGGCTTTTGTTGGCCAAAACCGCGCCCAATTTGCCTGGTTTTGGCGATCGTCCCCGCACATTCAGATCCAAGCGACTGACACAACCAAAGCGATCGCGGAGCTGCGCACTACACCAATCCACGCCACCATTCAAAATCATTAGCGCATAGAAAAATGTCCACAGCTCGTCATACTTTAACGATTGCAGACTGACCAAAATCTGATAGCCTAATCCCCCAGCGCCAATCACGCCTAATACGGCCGCCGATCGCAGTGAACATTCGAACCGGTAAAAGCCGTAGGAAAATAGATTGAGGAAGGCTTGCGGCAGTAAACCATAGACCAAAGCAATCAATGGTGCAGTGCCACTATTCAATAGGGCTTGCAACGGCTGACGTGGCGTATCATCCAAAATCTCCGAAAAAACTTTCGCGGTGATCGCCCCAAACGGAATCGCAATGGCGACGATCGCGCTCAGCGGATCAAGCCCCCAAATATTCAGCAACAGCAAGCCCCAAATCAACTCATGGATGGCCCGTGGCACTGCCAATAATAATCGTACAGGTTGGTATACCCAGCGACCTTGAGCACCCAGCAACGACTCCCACCAAACTTGAGATGAGAGTAAACCAAACACCGAACCGAGCAAAATACTTAAAAATGTGCCGCAAATTGCATAGGCCAGGGTAACGACTGTGGCATCCAGCGTGACTGATAGTAAATCCGGCGTTAAATTTGGCTGCGCTGCGGCCACCACAAATCGCCAAAACTGTGGCCAACCATTCCAGTTGAAAATTTCCCGTTGTCCAATTCCGCTGGGAATCAGAGCCAAACCGAAAATGAGTCCGCCGCTCAATAACCAATACAATACGGGTGACCAGCGTTTTGGCTGATGAATCTGTGCTGCCTTAGTCATTGCGGCTCGCCAGCGCACGCTGATAAAGTTGCGCTAGCATCGTCTCGGTGACTGCGGCCGTTGGTCGATCGAAAATCAATCGCCCCTGGCGTAAACCAATTAACCGATCGCAGTACTGGCGAGCCAAGTCAACGTCATGCAGACTGACAATTAAGGTGCGTCCCCGTTCGGCGCAAAGCTGGCAGAGTAACGCCATCACTTCCTGGCTTAATTCGCGATCGAGACTTGCCGTCGGTTCATCGGCCAAGAGCACCAGCGGATCTTGCATGAGGACGCGGGCGATCGCCACGCGCTGTTGCTGACCACCGGAAAGTTGATCGGTCCGTTCATAAAGTTTTTCGGGAATTCCCACGCGTTCGAGAGCCGCATAAGCATCACGGCGTCCTAAGGGATAGACCAAAGAAATCAACGCTTTGAGCCAAGACCAACGCCCAAGATTCCCCGCATTCACGTTATGGATAACTTGCAAATTATCGACTAAATGCAAATGCTGATAGATCGTGCCAATTTGCTGTTGTAACCGCCGCCGGGATTTGAGACTGAGTTGGTCTGTATGCCGATCGAAAACTA includes the following:
- a CDS encoding UDP-N-acetylmuramoyl-tripeptide--D-alanyl-D-alanine ligase, encoding MPFQAKLAGILAALDNPTHQLSDLDQMAMGLTTDSRAVAPGQVFLALRGDKFDGHDFVASCIQQGATAAIVDEDFSHPQAAHAPLIIVPDTLKAYQAIGRWWRRQFDIPVIGITGSVGKTTSKELVTAILSQYGNVHKTHANYNNEIGVPKTLLGLGPEHDFAVVEMGMRGLGQIAELAQIAEPTIGLVTTLGTAHIELLGSTDAIAQAKCELFAEMSPDGIAIINQDNALLVETAAKVWQGQSIGFGMSGGDVQGKLIDTETVEIAGKQFPLPLSGEHNAMNYLGALSVAKALNLSWDKFETGLEVNLPGGRAKRYELENDVILLDETYNAGLESMLASLKLLAQTPGKRRIAVLGTMKELGDYSVQFHEQVGAGAKAQGVDELLILADPDESAAMAKGADSISTHQFENHDAVIKHLHRIMQPGDRILFKASRAVGLDRVVEALC
- a CDS encoding peptidylprolyl isomerase, with the translated sequence MSRSITITPNDILQQAKYTFQMPGLVAQATHRQIIFDTAEREGLIVSTEELQQTADELRVTHKLLSARDTLKWLEQHQLSVEDFEDLAYTRLIREKLKVHLCAAKVPAYFAERQLDYAQAIIYEVTVESPELAMELFYSLQEHEQDFLGIVHRYTPEPMRRLSGDYRRIVRRHDLDPEISAAVFAATPPSSIKPIKTQSGYQIVYVAEIMPPELTSTLAAQIQEELFQKWLRRQTKRQDISLAIG
- a CDS encoding PhnE/PtxC family ABC transporter permease, which gives rise to MTKAAQIHQPKRWSPVLYWLLSGGLIFGLALIPSGIGQREIFNWNGWPQFWRFVVAAAQPNLTPDLLSVTLDATVVTLAYAICGTFLSILLGSVFGLLSSQVWWESLLGAQGRWVYQPVRLLLAVPRAIHELIWGLLLLNIWGLDPLSAIVAIAIPFGAITAKVFSEILDDTPRQPLQALLNSGTAPLIALVYGLLPQAFLNLFSYGFYRFECSLRSAAVLGVIGAGGLGYQILVSLQSLKYDELWTFFYALMILNGGVDWCSAQLRDRFGCVSRLDLNVRGRSPKPGKLGAVLANKSLAQPTGFWIGVLIAVGSAIAYLKPDFERIGSVRSQRLAHELFTSLWPLDWSGVGDLGLPMLETVAMSIVAILVAAVFGLLLAFPAARHLFQPGGLLNSGNQRFWPTINRLGARVILLVSRAIPAPIWALVMLYVMFPGILPGAIALGIHNLGILGRLMAEVIENLDQRPLEALKTTGASNGGIFLYGILPLTMPRFLAYSLYRWEVCMRETVIVGLVGVGGLGRILTEQLTSFDYAALVVTLMGFLVLTFGVDWVSGQLRKSVR
- a CDS encoding phosphonate ABC transporter ATP-binding protein, which translates into the protein MPTSSSEVIYDLQQVSYQFESGLALENISCQFNRGETVGLIGSSGAGKSTLLKLLNLMLAPTDGALLVFDRHTDQLSLKSRRRLQQQIGTIYQHLHLVDNLQVIHNVNAGNLGRWSWLKALISLVYPLGRRDAYAALERVGIPEKLYERTDQLSGGQQQRVAIARVLMQDPLVLLADEPTASLDRELSQEVMALLCQLCAERGRTLIVSLHDVDLARQYCDRLIGLRQGRLIFDRPTAAVTETMLAQLYQRALASRND
- a CDS encoding HlyD family secretion protein, with translation MPELTAPHPTVLTPAHPDWELGLSEDWSASTQELLDTMPQRWSRSLLYTMVMFGSVVLPWAFLAEVDEVGTARGRLEPQGKTIRLDAPVAGTVARVNVKAGQTVKAGEALLALDTKLLQTELQQARDQLEGQLNRLVQLRLMQQQLHLSLRTQRLQYQAQIAEQESERNRAVQQLRYFEKSYAIAQQVLQKDAQRAVKFRRLFQQGIIAGIRADDAERTMLTTNQSLKQVQSEWAQAKVNLQKQRSTAERMRREGEVALLATDRQRKQAQAGIAQLQTEVIALRSQIKNLTLRIQQSQLKIPVEGTIFELPQQHAGAVVQPGQMLATIAPKGAPLVLRAQVTTTESGFLKVGLPVKIKLDAYPFQEYGVLPGKIRWISPNSKSPQTSQSGSEPASSDQAVFDVEIELAQTALQAGNRTIALKPGQTANAEIIIRQRRVADFFLDPFRKLQKGGMNF